The sequence CACCAACAAAAGAACTATCACCTTACATCAAGCACTATCTTTTTTTAGAGAGTGAAGGAACTCTATCAAAAAAACTTCGCTTGTTTTCTGATGGTAACACTGGTATGGTTATGACTTTTAGAGGCAATCTTATTTCAAACACTCATGGCACTAGTACTTTAAATTATCCAAATTCGTTTTTGTATGGACAGATTAGTACGTTTAGAGATTTGTATTTGGCAGGAAAAACATCAATAATTATTGTCGTTTTTCAACCTTATGGTTTCAATCATTTATTGGGAATATCCGCAAATGAAATGCGAGAGAGCATTGTTGCGACAGAAGATATATTTGGCAGTAAGGATTCGCTGCTTTATGAAAAATTATCTGAAGTATCCTATTTAGAAACAAAAATACAAATCCTGAATGCTTTTTTTATTAAACAGGCTGCTAAAAAAAATCTTTCAAACCAAAATCTTATTCATCCAACATTAAATTACATTCTGAAAACAAAGGGGCAATAACTGTAAATCATTTGGTAAAACATACTGGTTATTCGGAAAGGCACATCGAAAGAATTTTTAAAGAATGTATTGGGTTAAATCCAAAAAAGTTTGGAAACATTGTAAAGTTGCATTTCTTTTTGAACCTACTCAAGTACAAGTCAAGCCAAAGCAATATTACCGATTTATGCTACGACGCTGGGTATGCTGACCAATCGCATTTAATCAAAGAATTTAAAAAATATACGGGCATAACTCCTACTCAATATTTAAAAAATACCAATAGATTAGCAATAAATTTTATGGAAATAAAATCTAATGAGATACCGATGTCGGATTTGTACAATTTATAGAAAAACTCACAAGCTACTTTTGTCCTAAATATTAAAACAAAAAAAAATGGACAAAATAAAAATCTCAACAGCCCAATTCGAGGCTAAAAATGCTGACAAAGCCTACAATTTATCAGTAATTGAAAAACTTGCTAAAAAAGCATTCGAAGAAGGTTCTGATGTAATTGCCTTTCACGAATGTTCTATTACCGGTTACACATTTGCAAGGCATCTTAACAAAGAACAAATGCTTAATTTGGCCGAATTCGTCCCCAGTGGTGAGAGCACACAAAAACTAATAGAGATCGCCACCAAATATAACATTGTAATTTTAGCCGGACTGTTTGAAAAGGATGAAAATGACAATTTATACAAGCCATACATCTGTGTAGATAAAAATGGGTTAATTGCGAAACATCGTAAAATACACCCTTTCATAAATCCATATTTAACTGCTGGACAAAGCTATACTATTTTTGAGATCAACGGGTGGAAATGTGGCATTTTGATCTGCTACGACAATAACATCATTGAAAATGTAAGAGCGACAACGCTATTGGGTGCAAATATCATTTTTATGCCACATGTAACTATGTGTACACCATCAACCCGACCGGGAGCCGGCTTTGTTGATCCCAAATTATGGCTAAACCGTGAAGCTGACCCAACTTCATTACGTTTGGAATTTGACGGTATGAAAGGCAGGGCTTGGCTCATGAAATGGTTGCCAGCAAGAGCGTATGACAATGGGATATACGCAGTATTCTCAAATCCAATTGGAATGGACGATGATCAATTGAAAAATGGATGCTCAATGATAATAGATCCATATGGAGATATTCTTGCAGAATGTCGTTCATTTGACGATAGCTTTGTGACAGCAACCATTACCCCCGAAAAACTTGCTAATGCAGGTGGAAATCGTTATATAAAATCCAGAAAACCAGATTTGTACCGAGACATCATAGGGAAAGATCACGATTCGGAACAAAAAGTAATTTGGTTGAACACGGGCGAAAAAAAATAAAAACTACCACCAATATGGATTTTATACATGCGTGCAAATTCCAGTGATATTGAACACCTATTTTCAATTCAAATCAAAGCAATTATATACTTGAATGTACCGAATCAAAAAACTAAAATATTACTTT comes from Chryseobacterium sp. 3008163 and encodes:
- a CDS encoding DUF6597 domain-containing transcriptional factor: MQIAPTKELSPYIKHYLFLESEGTLSKKLRLFSDGNTGMVMTFRGNLISNTHGTSTLNYPNSFLYGQISTFRDLYLAGKTSIIIVVFQPYGFNHLLGISANEMRESIVATEDIFGSKDSLLYEKLSEVSYLETKIQILNAFFIKQAAKKNLSNQNLIHPTLNYILKTKGQ
- a CDS encoding helix-turn-helix domain-containing protein, producing the protein MVKHTGYSERHIERIFKECIGLNPKKFGNIVKLHFFLNLLKYKSSQSNITDLCYDAGYADQSHLIKEFKKYTGITPTQYLKNTNRLAINFMEIKSNEIPMSDLYNL
- a CDS encoding nitrilase family protein; translation: MDKIKISTAQFEAKNADKAYNLSVIEKLAKKAFEEGSDVIAFHECSITGYTFARHLNKEQMLNLAEFVPSGESTQKLIEIATKYNIVILAGLFEKDENDNLYKPYICVDKNGLIAKHRKIHPFINPYLTAGQSYTIFEINGWKCGILICYDNNIIENVRATTLLGANIIFMPHVTMCTPSTRPGAGFVDPKLWLNREADPTSLRLEFDGMKGRAWLMKWLPARAYDNGIYAVFSNPIGMDDDQLKNGCSMIIDPYGDILAECRSFDDSFVTATITPEKLANAGGNRYIKSRKPDLYRDIIGKDHDSEQKVIWLNTGEKK